One window from the genome of Fulvivirga lutea encodes:
- a CDS encoding response regulator: MNHTEEELKQEIRKLEEALKDEKQRTAYSTAILESGNLIVWTVDIDGQLVSFNQNYFHYFLPTSTSSKIYYEKDGKLRSSKAETFWQNKYRKILKGERVNLEVQIKTESGNEWKEVFLNPVYDNDIEIIAISGVAYDITEKTESRKKLKSSEEKFRNIFESFQDLYFRTNFKGNITMLSPSVKDILGYDEKKMIGKNATNYYIYNIKIKSLLRDLISNGSVRNFETGIIHKSGKVIPCICNIRIISHKGKPQYIEGVARDITELKKTNEELQFSKEVAEKSLKVKERFLANMSHEIKTPLNGIIGMINLIDEKDLNRENLERFISLKSSADILMGVLNDLLDLSKIEAGKMELKNSVVNTQKFFEKLKTLYQYEAERNNISLSFEIGNKIPENILADEIKLMQVFSNLISNAIKFTAEEGSIRVSLTVEKEKKKGGLKLKGQVLDTGIGIEESSRKHLFKSFSQLDSSTSKSYKGTGLGLYISKKLVELMGGDIEVENNNPKGSKFWFTFDSIEISASADVSELNEEVSLSTQSNVLVVDDNSVNLQIASEILRKSGCRVTSINNGKKAVKSASKEKFDLIFMDIQMPDLDGVETSKRIRKIDLNKNTPIIAMTAYSMAGDREKYLSSGMDDYISKPILPESLVYTVKKWTDDEHPTAKKSKKKHLKSSLNTLDFNTLENLMKFGGKEMVVETLNEFNNECKSQVASLKEEFSRNNFEDILVILHTLKGNAGTLGVQKIAFWAEYMEEEVKKKNYHIFESNLEELQNLYSEFKIAIKQF, translated from the coding sequence ATGAATCATACTGAAGAGGAACTAAAACAAGAGATAAGAAAGCTTGAAGAAGCTTTGAAGGATGAAAAACAGCGCACCGCTTATTCTACTGCCATACTTGAAAGTGGTAACTTAATTGTATGGACTGTGGATATTGATGGCCAACTAGTTTCTTTTAATCAAAATTACTTCCACTATTTCCTTCCAACCAGTACGTCCAGCAAAATTTACTACGAAAAAGATGGCAAATTAAGATCATCTAAAGCTGAGACTTTCTGGCAAAATAAGTACAGAAAAATTTTAAAAGGAGAACGTGTTAATCTCGAAGTTCAAATAAAAACTGAGAGTGGAAATGAATGGAAAGAAGTATTTCTGAACCCTGTTTATGATAACGACATTGAGATTATTGCAATATCTGGTGTTGCATACGATATCACTGAAAAAACTGAATCCAGAAAAAAGCTAAAAAGTAGCGAGGAGAAATTCAGAAACATATTTGAATCTTTTCAAGACCTATACTTCAGAACGAATTTCAAAGGGAATATTACGATGCTCAGCCCATCTGTGAAAGATATTTTAGGCTATGATGAAAAGAAGATGATTGGCAAAAATGCCACCAATTATTACATCTACAATATTAAAATAAAATCATTATTAAGAGACCTTATATCTAATGGTAGCGTAAGGAACTTTGAAACAGGCATCATCCATAAATCAGGCAAGGTGATACCTTGTATATGTAACATTAGAATTATTTCACACAAAGGTAAACCTCAATATATTGAAGGTGTTGCCAGGGATATTACAGAATTAAAAAAGACGAATGAAGAGCTTCAGTTCTCCAAGGAGGTAGCCGAAAAATCGTTAAAAGTAAAAGAACGATTTCTGGCCAACATGAGTCATGAAATTAAAACCCCTTTGAATGGAATAATAGGAATGATCAACCTCATTGATGAGAAAGACCTGAACCGAGAAAATCTGGAACGATTCATATCCTTAAAAAGCTCGGCTGACATCCTAATGGGTGTACTCAATGATCTTTTGGATTTATCTAAAATTGAGGCGGGTAAAATGGAGTTAAAAAACTCCGTTGTAAACACACAAAAGTTTTTCGAAAAATTAAAAACGCTCTATCAATACGAAGCTGAGCGAAATAACATTAGTCTGAGCTTTGAAATTGGCAATAAGATCCCAGAAAATATATTGGCAGATGAAATCAAGTTAATGCAAGTGTTTTCAAACCTAATTTCTAATGCCATCAAATTCACTGCTGAAGAGGGGTCAATTAGAGTTAGTTTAACTGTAGAAAAAGAGAAAAAGAAAGGCGGATTGAAGTTAAAAGGTCAGGTGCTTGATACAGGTATTGGAATTGAAGAATCAAGCCGGAAGCACCTTTTCAAAAGCTTTTCTCAACTGGATAGTTCCACAAGTAAATCATACAAAGGTACCGGGCTTGGCCTTTATATTTCCAAAAAGCTTGTTGAACTGATGGGTGGTGACATAGAAGTTGAGAACAATAACCCCAAAGGCTCTAAATTTTGGTTCACATTCGATTCAATAGAAATATCGGCCTCTGCCGATGTTAGCGAGTTAAATGAAGAAGTTTCATTGTCTACCCAATCGAATGTGCTAGTGGTGGATGATAACAGTGTTAATCTGCAAATCGCCTCCGAAATTCTTAGAAAATCCGGTTGCAGAGTTACATCCATCAATAACGGTAAAAAAGCTGTGAAATCAGCAAGCAAAGAAAAGTTCGATCTAATTTTTATGGACATACAAATGCCAGATTTAGATGGCGTTGAAACGTCTAAAAGAATTAGAAAAATTGACCTAAATAAAAACACTCCAATTATTGCCATGACAGCCTACTCCATGGCTGGCGACCGTGAAAAGTACCTTTCTTCCGGAATGGACGATTACATTTCCAAACCCATACTGCCAGAGTCTTTAGTGTACACCGTTAAAAAGTGGACAGATGATGAACATCCAACTGCAAAAAAATCGAAAAAGAAGCATTTAAAGTCATCACTGAACACCTTGGATTTTAACACACTAGAGAATTTAATGAAATTCGGTGGCAAAGAAATGGTTGTAGAGACACTGAATGAATTTAATAACGAATGCAAATCGCAAGTAGCTAGTTTAAAGGAGGAATTTTCGCGCAACAATTTTGAAGATATTTTGGTTATATTGCATACATTAAAAGGCAATGCAGGAACGCTAGGAGTGCAAAAAATAGCCTTTTGGGCGGAATACATGGAGGAAGAAGTTAAAAAGAAAAATTATCATATTTTTGAAAGTAACTTAGAGGAATTGCAAAATCTATATTCCGAATTTAAAATCGCAATCAAACAGTTCTAA
- a CDS encoding response regulator: protein MAKKILLADDSPVIQTLSKKIFNGQGYDLVGVKTGAKVMGEIENNDFDVIVLDIILPEVSGMDLAKKIRQLSDKKKASTPIIAISGNYKNYSKTDFDEVGINDYLIKPLDYDALVKAVKKYA from the coding sequence ATGGCAAAGAAGATTTTATTAGCAGATGATAGTCCGGTAATTCAAACTTTATCAAAGAAAATTTTTAACGGACAGGGCTACGATTTAGTGGGTGTAAAAACCGGTGCTAAAGTTATGGGTGAAATAGAAAATAACGATTTTGACGTTATTGTTCTGGACATCATTTTACCAGAAGTAAGCGGTATGGATTTAGCAAAAAAGATCAGACAACTTTCTGATAAGAAAAAGGCCTCTACTCCTATTATTGCCATTTCAGGTAATTATAAAAACTATTCTAAAACTGATTTTGACGAGGTGGGTATCAATGATTATCTGATTAAACCTCTGGACTACGATGCTTTGGTAAAGGCGGTAAAAAAATATGCATAA
- a CDS encoding MBL fold metallo-hydrolase encodes MKVTFLGTGTSQGVPVIGCECEVCQSLDFRNKRLRTSVHIEVDEKSFVIDTGPDFRQQMLREKVKRLDAVIFTHEHKDHTAGMDDVRSFNFLQNKEMPIYAHERVLDQLKMEFSYVFNNKKYPGVPQIGTNSISKEKNFIIEGVEFIPIEVMHYKLPVLGFRVKDFTYITDANYISDEERLKIIGSKVVVINALQKDKHISHFNLEEAIQIAEELGAETTYFTHISHKLGLHGEVENELPENVIIAHDGLTINI; translated from the coding sequence TTGAAAGTAACATTTCTCGGCACCGGCACTTCTCAGGGGGTTCCTGTCATTGGCTGTGAGTGTGAGGTATGCCAGTCGCTGGATTTTAGGAATAAGAGACTTAGAACATCAGTTCACATAGAAGTTGATGAAAAGAGTTTCGTAATTGATACCGGGCCTGACTTCCGCCAGCAGATGTTGAGAGAAAAAGTGAAAAGGTTAGATGCAGTCATTTTCACACACGAGCATAAAGATCATACCGCAGGCATGGATGATGTTAGGTCATTTAATTTTCTTCAAAATAAAGAAATGCCTATTTACGCTCATGAAAGAGTGTTGGACCAGCTAAAAATGGAGTTTAGCTATGTATTTAATAATAAAAAATACCCTGGCGTGCCTCAGATAGGAACAAACTCAATTTCTAAAGAAAAGAATTTTATTATTGAAGGAGTAGAATTTATTCCAATAGAAGTAATGCATTACAAGTTGCCAGTACTGGGCTTCAGAGTTAAGGATTTTACCTATATAACTGATGCGAATTATATTTCTGACGAAGAACGGCTTAAAATAATAGGATCTAAAGTGGTGGTGATAAATGCACTCCAAAAAGACAAACACATTTCACATTTTAACCTAGAAGAAGCCATTCAAATTGCTGAGGAGCTCGGAGCTGAAACAACGTATTTCACGCATATAAGTCATAAGCTAGGACTACATGGCGAAGTTGAAAATGAACTCCCTGAAAATGTTATCATTGCACATGATGGATTAACTATCAACATTTAG
- a CDS encoding NFACT RNA binding domain-containing protein, producing the protein MQNNYYFLKHLTNELANKLVGGVIKELFSQNKDELIIEVVKGNNPLYIKAHFSPSFCCLSFPIEFHRARKNSVNLFSEIENDTITKVELYKNERAFNLTLASGYSLIFKLHGNRSNILLAKNNNVEKLFINRLENDFNIIPDELHREIDQSFERFIELNGNYKLLFPTFNKTLQLYYEKSINGLSEIEDRWVKLQELLNELEEPTFYVTHLELSMVPIENGKVFNSPVDALNYFFNTYISSHHFNKSKSAEIAKRQTLLKKSRSYIKKTEGKLKEIQNNASYRVFGDLLMANLHTLKEGMTEVELTDFYTNQPVKIKLKRTLSPQKNAELYYRKAKNQDVEIKTLQKNIALKEKQVLVLENEIREIEATTDFKDLKNFISTNKPVKEPSLNLPYNEFDWNGFKIWVGKNAQSNDKLIQLGFKDDLWLHAKDVSGSHVLIKHQAGKVIPSEVKEKAAQLAGYFSKRKTDTLCPVIVTPRKFVRKRKGDPPGAVVVDKELEVLLVEPMKW; encoded by the coding sequence GTGCAAAACAATTATTACTTTCTAAAACATCTAACCAATGAGCTTGCCAATAAACTGGTTGGTGGTGTAATTAAAGAGCTGTTTTCTCAGAATAAAGATGAATTAATAATTGAGGTAGTAAAAGGCAACAATCCGCTTTATATTAAAGCTCATTTCTCACCATCATTTTGTTGCTTATCATTTCCTATTGAATTCCATAGGGCGCGTAAAAACAGTGTTAATCTATTTAGTGAAATTGAAAACGATACAATAACTAAGGTTGAGTTGTATAAAAATGAAAGGGCCTTTAATCTAACATTAGCTTCTGGTTATTCCCTCATTTTCAAACTACATGGTAACAGGTCGAACATTCTTTTGGCAAAGAATAACAACGTTGAAAAACTCTTCATTAACAGGTTAGAGAACGACTTCAATATTATACCCGATGAACTTCACAGAGAAATTGATCAAAGCTTTGAGCGATTTATTGAATTAAACGGCAATTATAAATTGCTCTTCCCAACGTTTAACAAGACTCTTCAACTTTACTATGAGAAATCGATCAATGGTCTTTCTGAAATAGAAGATCGGTGGGTTAAACTTCAAGAACTTTTAAATGAACTGGAAGAGCCTACATTCTATGTAACCCATTTAGAGCTTTCAATGGTTCCGATCGAGAACGGAAAAGTATTCAATAGCCCAGTTGATGCGCTAAATTATTTCTTTAATACATACATATCATCGCATCATTTCAATAAATCTAAGAGTGCAGAAATAGCTAAACGCCAGACGTTATTAAAAAAGTCACGGTCCTATATAAAAAAAACAGAGGGTAAGCTAAAAGAAATACAAAATAACGCCAGCTACAGAGTTTTTGGTGATTTACTAATGGCCAACTTACATACTCTTAAAGAAGGAATGACTGAAGTTGAGTTAACTGATTTTTATACAAATCAGCCTGTTAAGATCAAGTTAAAAAGAACACTATCACCCCAAAAAAACGCTGAATTATATTACCGAAAGGCCAAGAACCAAGATGTAGAAATTAAAACACTACAAAAAAATATCGCGCTAAAGGAAAAACAGGTTCTCGTTTTAGAAAATGAAATTAGAGAAATAGAAGCAACTACTGATTTCAAAGATTTGAAGAATTTCATCTCAACTAATAAACCTGTTAAAGAACCTAGTTTGAATTTACCCTATAATGAGTTTGATTGGAATGGATTTAAAATTTGGGTTGGAAAGAATGCACAGTCGAACGATAAACTAATTCAGTTGGGCTTTAAAGATGATCTGTGGCTTCATGCGAAGGATGTCTCTGGTTCTCACGTATTAATCAAGCATCAAGCTGGCAAAGTAATCCCTTCGGAAGTTAAAGAGAAGGCTGCACAGCTTGCAGGCTATTTTTCTAAACGAAAAACCGATACGCTTTGCCCTGTAATCGTTACTCCCCGAAAATTCGTACGAAAACGAAAAGGTGATCCTCCCGGAGCAGTTGTTGTCGATAAAGAATTAGAAGTCCTTTTGGTTGAACCCATGAAGTGGTAG
- the pyk gene encoding pyruvate kinase, whose translation MREEILFNKTKVIATVGPASNTKDKLRKLIEAGVDIFRLNFSHGTHEDHAKVIKYVRELNEELDTCICLLQDLQGPKIRVGEVEKGTKIKKGQKLTITNKEMVGNASKVSTVYQNLVSDVSIGDMILIDDGKIELKVVEKSGEDVVTEVVFGGKLKSRKGINLPFTKVSAPSLTEKDLKDLEFGIANDLDWIALSFVRSEKDIIDLRKRIKKAGKNCRIIAKIEKPEAIKNIESIIEATDGIMVARGDLGVEIYMEEVPMAQKRIVQMCNRAAKPVIIATQMMESMIENPRPTRAETNDVANAVMDGADALMLSAETAAGLYPVEVIKSMVKTITSVEAQADLYFKHELPDRDDELFLNNTLVLASARLAKASRAKAIVGMTASGYTAFKLASHRPKANIFIFTSNRPLLNTMNLIWGVRGYYYDKEVSTDDTFADIEEILKEKGHIAKGDVFITTASMPIHARGRTNTVKLNVVE comes from the coding sequence ATGAGAGAGGAAATACTTTTCAACAAGACAAAAGTTATAGCAACAGTAGGGCCGGCATCCAATACGAAAGATAAGTTGCGCAAGTTGATTGAAGCCGGGGTGGATATATTCAGACTTAATTTTTCCCACGGAACTCATGAAGATCATGCAAAAGTGATAAAATATGTTCGTGAGCTGAATGAAGAATTAGATACATGTATTTGTTTACTTCAAGATTTACAAGGGCCCAAAATTAGAGTAGGAGAGGTTGAAAAAGGAACGAAAATTAAAAAGGGACAAAAGCTTACCATCACGAATAAAGAAATGGTAGGCAATGCCTCCAAGGTTAGCACAGTTTATCAGAATTTGGTTAGTGATGTGAGCATAGGCGATATGATCCTGATTGATGACGGTAAAATAGAGTTAAAAGTTGTAGAAAAGTCAGGTGAAGATGTTGTAACTGAGGTTGTATTTGGGGGTAAATTAAAGTCAAGAAAAGGCATTAACTTACCTTTTACAAAGGTGTCTGCTCCTTCATTAACAGAAAAAGACCTAAAAGATTTAGAGTTTGGTATTGCTAATGACCTTGATTGGATTGCCCTCTCTTTTGTACGTTCAGAAAAAGACATTATAGACCTTAGGAAACGCATTAAAAAGGCTGGTAAAAACTGTAGAATCATTGCCAAAATTGAGAAGCCTGAGGCCATTAAAAATATTGAGTCAATTATAGAGGCTACGGATGGAATTATGGTGGCTCGTGGCGATTTAGGTGTTGAGATTTACATGGAAGAGGTACCCATGGCGCAAAAGCGTATAGTTCAAATGTGTAATCGTGCTGCCAAACCTGTGATTATCGCTACCCAGATGATGGAAAGTATGATCGAAAACCCTCGACCTACAAGAGCAGAAACCAATGACGTGGCCAATGCAGTGATGGATGGTGCTGACGCACTAATGCTTTCAGCTGAAACAGCTGCAGGTTTATATCCAGTGGAGGTAATTAAAAGTATGGTTAAAACCATTACAAGCGTTGAGGCTCAGGCTGATCTTTATTTCAAGCACGAGTTACCTGATAGGGATGACGAGCTTTTCTTAAATAACACATTAGTATTAGCATCTGCTCGATTGGCAAAAGCTTCTCGTGCAAAAGCAATAGTAGGTATGACTGCTTCAGGTTATACTGCCTTTAAATTAGCTTCTCATAGACCAAAGGCAAATATTTTTATTTTCACTAGCAATCGACCATTATTAAATACCATGAATTTAATTTGGGGTGTTAGGGGCTACTATTACGATAAGGAAGTATCTACTGATGATACATTCGCTGATATTGAAGAGATACTTAAGGAGAAGGGCCATATTGCTAAAGGCGATGTGTTCATTACCACTGCCAGTATGCCTATTCATGCAAGAGGGAGAACTAACACGGTTAAATTGAATGTGGTAGAATAA
- a CDS encoding IPExxxVDY family protein, producing the protein MKKTKLIVDFEYDFELLGITSSAKFHKLCWSINQGLHTHLKKIEDHVAHDKTGRDMLIMNAKHEDESCEIYLYKNKSPDNESQLILPELPHFDYVLKIIGRFQTFASEEVLKQLREVKYIEYIAEISIDKLKSKDNFLH; encoded by the coding sequence ATGAAGAAGACGAAGCTAATTGTAGATTTTGAATATGACTTTGAGTTGTTGGGAATTACATCGTCAGCCAAGTTTCATAAGCTGTGTTGGTCTATTAACCAGGGCTTGCATACACACCTCAAAAAAATTGAGGATCATGTAGCTCATGATAAGACAGGGAGAGACATGCTAATAATGAATGCCAAACACGAAGATGAGAGTTGTGAAATTTACCTTTATAAGAATAAATCTCCGGACAATGAGAGTCAGTTGATATTACCGGAATTACCTCACTTTGATTATGTACTGAAAATTATTGGCCGTTTTCAAACGTTTGCGTCAGAAGAAGTACTAAAACAATTACGCGAAGTGAAATACATTGAATATATTGCCGAGATTTCAATAGATAAACTTAAATCTAAAGACAACTTTTTGCATTAA
- a CDS encoding acyl carrier protein, producing MSEIAQKVKSIIIDKLGVEESEVTPEASFTNDLGADSLDTVELIMEFEKEFNISIPDDQAENIATVGQAISYLEENVK from the coding sequence ATGTCTGAAATAGCACAAAAAGTTAAATCAATCATCATCGATAAGTTAGGAGTAGAAGAATCTGAGGTTACTCCAGAAGCAAGCTTCACAAACGACTTAGGAGCTGATTCATTAGATACAGTAGAACTTATCATGGAGTTTGAAAAGGAATTTAACATTTCTATCCCTGATGATCAGGCTGAGAATATTGCCACTGTAGGACAAGCAATCTCTTACTTAGAAGAAAACGTAAAATAA
- the fabF gene encoding beta-ketoacyl-ACP synthase II, with translation MRRVVVTGIGALTPIGSNANDYWNGLKNGVSGAAPITRFDAEKFRTKFACEVKNFNAEDHFDRKEARKMDPFTQYALVVAEEAMQDSKLDLESIDNDRAGVIWGSGIGGLMTFQEEVKSYANNDNTPRFNPFFIPKMIADISAGYISIKYAFRGPNFVTVSACASATNALIDAMNYIRLGHMDIAISGGSEAAVTEAGIGGFNAMKALSERNDSPETASRPFDKDRDGFVLGEGAAALILEEYEHAKARGAKIYAELIGGGMSADAYHITAPHPEGLGATNVMKNALADANIKPEEVDYINVHGTSTPLGDVSETLAIKKIFGDHAYNLNISSTKSMTGHLLGAAGAIEAVACIKAMENSLVPPTINHFTDDENLDNKLNLTFNKAQEREIKVALSNTFGFGGHNTSIIFRKLED, from the coding sequence ATGAGAAGAGTAGTAGTTACAGGAATTGGTGCACTTACGCCCATTGGAAGCAATGCCAATGATTATTGGAATGGTTTAAAAAATGGGGTAAGTGGTGCTGCTCCTATCACGAGATTTGATGCCGAAAAATTTAGAACGAAGTTTGCCTGCGAGGTAAAAAACTTCAACGCTGAAGACCACTTCGACAGAAAGGAAGCCCGTAAAATGGATCCTTTCACTCAATATGCTCTTGTGGTTGCAGAAGAGGCTATGCAAGATTCTAAGCTAGATTTAGAATCTATAGATAATGATAGAGCTGGTGTAATCTGGGGATCAGGTATCGGAGGGTTAATGACATTCCAGGAGGAAGTTAAGAGTTATGCGAATAACGATAACACTCCAAGGTTTAATCCATTCTTTATACCAAAGATGATTGCCGATATAAGTGCCGGTTATATTTCTATCAAATACGCATTTAGAGGACCTAACTTTGTCACTGTTTCTGCGTGTGCTTCCGCTACCAATGCATTGATTGATGCTATGAATTATATCCGCTTAGGACATATGGATATAGCGATATCTGGTGGTAGTGAAGCTGCAGTAACTGAAGCAGGTATAGGTGGTTTCAATGCAATGAAAGCTCTTTCTGAAAGAAATGATTCTCCGGAAACAGCTTCCAGACCATTCGATAAAGATAGAGACGGCTTCGTATTAGGAGAAGGCGCTGCAGCTCTTATTTTAGAAGAGTATGAACACGCCAAAGCAAGAGGAGCTAAAATCTATGCAGAACTTATCGGTGGTGGAATGTCAGCTGATGCTTATCATATTACAGCGCCACATCCAGAAGGGTTAGGTGCAACTAACGTAATGAAAAACGCTCTGGCTGATGCTAACATCAAACCAGAAGAAGTTGATTACATTAATGTTCATGGTACTTCAACTCCATTAGGAGATGTAAGCGAAACGTTGGCTATCAAAAAAATCTTTGGTGATCACGCATATAATTTGAATATAAGCTCTACTAAATCTATGACAGGTCACCTATTAGGTGCTGCCGGTGCCATTGAGGCTGTAGCTTGTATCAAAGCCATGGAAAACAGTTTAGTCCCTCCAACAATCAATCATTTTACTGATGATGAAAACCTTGATAATAAATTAAACTTGACCTTCAATAAAGCTCAAGAAAGAGAGATTAAGGTGGCATTAAGTAACACATTTGGTTTCGGTGGACATAACACATCTATTATTTTCCGTAAACTGGAAGACTAG
- the rnc gene encoding ribonuclease III: MYRAAKRFLNTFKRKSNTDKRLITAIETIVGSKPLNLYLYRLATLHSSVANVDNRGYKESNERLEYLGDAILGAAIADYLFKKYPFKDEGFLTEIRSRIVNRESLNTLGKRIGLDSIIQYDKNHSSKLSHKSLYGDTLEALVGAVYLDRGFSFCKSFIIEKLIIPYFDIQNIVESDVNFKSKLIEWAQKENHSIEFEIIHIKTEGRHKEFTAEVTVSEEKKGQGYGFSKKKAEQDAAKKTLQLLGLIEKE; encoded by the coding sequence GTGTATCGTGCTGCGAAGCGCTTTTTAAACACATTTAAAAGAAAATCTAATACAGATAAAAGGCTTATTACCGCAATTGAAACAATTGTAGGTAGTAAGCCTTTAAATTTATATCTCTATCGTTTAGCTACACTTCACTCTTCTGTAGCCAACGTTGACAATCGTGGTTATAAAGAGTCTAATGAAAGACTGGAATACTTGGGAGATGCCATTTTAGGTGCTGCAATTGCTGATTATCTATTTAAAAAGTATCCATTTAAGGATGAAGGCTTTCTTACTGAAATTAGGTCCCGAATTGTAAATAGAGAATCTCTCAACACACTAGGCAAAAGAATTGGATTAGATAGCATAATCCAATATGATAAAAACCATTCGAGTAAACTTTCTCATAAATCGCTTTATGGTGATACATTAGAGGCCCTGGTGGGTGCTGTATATTTAGATCGTGGCTTCAGTTTTTGCAAATCGTTCATCATTGAGAAACTGATAATTCCGTATTTCGACATACAGAATATTGTAGAATCGGATGTTAATTTTAAAAGTAAATTGATTGAATGGGCACAAAAAGAAAACCATTCAATAGAATTTGAGATTATACATATTAAAACCGAAGGAAGACATAAGGAATTTACAGCTGAAGTAACTGTGAGTGAAGAAAAGAAGGGACAGGGTTATGGTTTTAGCAAAAAGAAAGCAGAGCAAGATGCAGCAAAAAAGACACTGCAGCTTCTGGGTTTAATAGAGAAGGAATGA